The sequence below is a genomic window from Phycodurus eques isolate BA_2022a chromosome 6, UOR_Pequ_1.1, whole genome shotgun sequence.
GTATCACGACGGACCGGGAGCCGGTTCTGCGCTGGCTTTCCACTTGAGCGGACAGCAGGTCTTCCCCAACTCCATCGCGTACCCGCTGTCCTCCTTCGCCCACTCCATCAGCATACTCAGGTCGCAGATGAGCGGCCTGCTTTAAAGACCCATCCGACTATATTTCTACTGCAGTGCAATAACACACGAAGTGCTGGGAGCATCCAAAGGAACCATTACGCCACAAAGTCAAATCACCTTTTGTGTATCAACGTGTTCAAGTGCGCTGTTTGAATAagcgactattttttttttcgccaaacgtttatatttggaaaaacacacacgttttcattattatcattttttcccccactcaataaatgaatataaatactcactcttttttttttttttttctgtgtacgTTCACTGACTAATATATACGCAGGTGATCAAAATAGTGTAAATCGCAAAGGTTCGGGGACACGATAActttaaagcaaaacaaagtcaGGAtcattgtttgtcatttttttcccacatcagCCTAAAACGGCACATTTATAAAAATTGCCAACAAATAAGCAAAATAGCAAAATGCTATATACTGCATTGTTTCAAATAAGCGTCTGCAGCTCGGATCGTTGTGGCTTCGACTCAAACGGCACACAAAAGAGATCAATGTTTTCCCTTTTAAgataatattgtttatttaaagCTCTCGTAAATATCTGGTGCTgtagaagcaaataaaaaaaatgtgaacaaagaaTTCAAGCGTAACAGTAAAAAGGAGTAGGTGAATTGTGATGAATTATTCTGCAAAAAACTACGACTCGAACTAATAACACAATATGATGAAACGGAATAAACAGTTTAATTAAAGCAGGTCACGAGAATAAAGTCTAATTTTCCCAAAGAATAAGGCTCCATTATTTACACCGGCACAATAATAACATCCAAAGTAAAATATGTATCCAATGTCTGCGTGTCTTTAAAAAAGATAATGAGGCTGTTTTGATGAACACCAGAGAGATGTGAATttaactttgtttattttggtattttgcATATACGAGTGAGTAGAAATGCGTTGTTTCTCTAATTTTGGTTGCCTCATGGCAGCCAGACAAGTGCAAAGTGTTTGGAGTGCAGCATCTATTTTGTtggatcttttttattttgaagcgtCGTGTGGCCGATGGGCAATCGCGTGCACGCACAGCATATGCGCACACACCTCTGGGGGTTGAAATCTGTGGAGCGTTTTAGGGTGGCGGAGTTCAAAACAACCTATGCGAGCGTCTAGCCAACGTCTAGATAGAAGGTGAATTAAGAGCGTGTGCGAATGAGCGCGCCGGCGTGGAATGACGTGTTAGCGAGCCACAGCGGGGCTCGATGGAGAAGATGTAGCCCGGGTCCACGGAGAGAGAGGATACGACGCTCTCGCGTTCGCATCGCATCCCTTCGCTGTGATTGGTCCGCAGCGTTTGTCAATTGGACCAATGAGCGAGGATCTtgtgcgccccccccccccgcccccccctacCCCCCATCCAACGCGATGTGAGCGCCGAGGTTACACACCGAGCCGCTCCTGCCAAGCAGTGGATGCTGCTATGGTGTGTGCGCCGTCCAATCCTTCGCGGTGATTGCTCGTGTTTATCGAAGAGGAGAAGTCAACAGCCGGGGTGTTTACGCATTGGAGAATATGAGTAAAGTGGACGCAGCATGTCGTCCCAGCGCCTCTCTCAAGTTCACCATTGACAACATCCTCAACCTGAAGACAAGCGGGCGCGCCGGTGACCGCTGTCACCCCCAGCGAGAGCGCGATGTCTCGGCCACCGCGACGTGTAAAGGCCGCATTCCGCCGAGCCACCTGGAGGGGTCCGGAGCCCATCGCAGGCAGCGATCGGACGAAAGTGGTAAGGGCTACGTCACCATAACGCATTCTCCTTTACGCACACAAGCGGGTAACTCAATGCGAGAGGAGGTGAAAGCAagtgtttgttgttgtcgtttttggTTCCAGACTCGGCCACCGACAAGGGCCGCGCTGTGGAGGAGGTGCGCTTTGAGAGCGGGGACAGCAGCTGCGACGACTGCAGctccaccaccacctccaccaccaccaccatcaccaccaccaccaccaccaccacggaGCCTCTTAAAGCGGACAGTTCCGCCAAGAAGAGCAAAATGATCACGAAAAAGAAAACGCGCACCATTTTTTCCAAGAGACAGATCTTCCAGTTGGAGTCTACGTTCGACATGAAGCGCTACCTGAGCAGCGCCGAGCGCGCCTGTCTCGCCAGCTCTCTGCAGCTCACCGAAACCCAGGTGAAAATATGGTTCCAGAACCGCAGGAATAAGTTGAAACGGCAAATCTCGAGTGAAATCGACGGGCCGCTCAGCGACTTCCCAGAGACGGTGAAGCCCGTGGTGGTGGGTCAGCTACCGGCCTTGTACAAGGAGGGCAGCCTGCTGGGGAGGTGCCTCGTGCCCATGCCGTTGCCCGTCGTCTACCAGGGTTCGAACACGCCTTACCTCTGTTTCTCCAACACCAGCAAGTACTTCAGCCTCTATGACGGGGACGTATGACGCGGTCACCGAGCCTGCGTGTGCAAACagacacttttttgtttgtgccaACTGGAGCATTTATGGCGTTAAGCCTACAGTTCAAAGGGCCGGACACTGGCCCAAAGTGTTCAAAAGAAGGATGCAAGAAGTAGGAACATATCACACACGAGCTGTTTTTTTgggtattatttatttattagccTGGCTTTTGTGTAGGCCTAGCACttaagacaaaaacaagatatatGTAGCAGGCCTATAGCAAATGGTAGCCTGGCCGTGCATGGCCTACATCACTAACATCTTATATTGTTTACATGATAGTCCATTATCATTGTTATTatcatcatgattattattattattattattattactattctcAACAACAGCCTATGCCACCAAAGAAATTAATACACCTTGCATGCAATTC
It includes:
- the hmx4 gene encoding H6 family homeobox 4; its protein translation is MSKVDAACRPSASLKFTIDNILNLKTSGRAGDRCHPQRERDVSATATCKGRIPPSHLEGSGAHRRQRSDESDSATDKGRAVEEVRFESGDSSCDDCSSTTTSTTTTITTTTTTTTEPLKADSSAKKSKMITKKKTRTIFSKRQIFQLESTFDMKRYLSSAERACLASSLQLTETQVKIWFQNRRNKLKRQISSEIDGPLSDFPETVKPVVVGQLPALYKEGSLLGRCLVPMPLPVVYQGSNTPYLCFSNTSKYFSLYDGDV